The genome window TATAAACTTTTTTTCTCCATATATAGAATCGAAAAAACTGACAACTAATAAATTAACCTTTACTGGAGCTATTGTTGGTGGACTTCTTTTTATAATGATTGGGTTATATACTTGGAATAATATTAAAATTAAGAATTTAAATAAAGAAATAGCTGAAATGGAGAGATTTATACATAACGAAAGTACAATTAGTGAATTAAAAGAAATTAATAATTTAAAACATAAACTTTCTATTATGAAAGATTATCATAAAAGGTTAGTAGAAGTAAATAAAAAATACGATAGTCAAGAGTTAATAGGCACGGAACTTATTAATGCAATAGCACTTTCACTTCCTAAAAACGCATCTATTGAAATATTAAATATATCAACTGAAAATGTACAAATACAAGGGTTTTCTGGCAATAGAGTATCTATTGCAGAATTTCAACATAATCTAAAGGAAACCAATTTATTTAAAACTGTTCATGTAAGTGATATCAATCAACAATCCGAGGAAGATATTTACAATGTTTTTATTATAAATTGCTATTTCAAGGATGTGAAGTAAAATGGAATTAAGCAAAAGAGAAAAAATAATGTTAATAGTATTAGCAATAATTGTAGTTTTATTTGGGTATTATAAGTTAATTTATAATCCACAGATTGAGAAAATTAATGAACTTGAGAAAAAAGCAGAAAAATATAAGTCAGAGTTAAAAGCTATTAAGACTGAAGTTTCCCCTGATAGCAAAGTAAGAAAAGATTATAAGATAATGAACGAGAAAATAAGTAGCTTGTATAGAAGGTTTTATCCTAAGATTATACAAGAAAAAATCATTTTAATATTAAATGATATGATACAAGATTCTAAAGTAGATAACCAAAGTATTTCATTTTCTGAACTTGAACTAGGTATAATAGATGATGAAACCAATGAAAAAAGTGAAGAATATGAGATGGAAAGTCTAGTAAAAAAATATTTAGGGATGGAAGATAAGAAAGAAGATGAAGTCAATGAGAAAAATGAAAATGAAGTAAAAATAGAAAAGCTCACAGCAAACCTAAATTTTAATGGAAGCTATTCAAATATCATTAGTTTAATGAAAGAGATAGAACAAAATAACAGAGAAATTCTTATTAAAAATTTAAACATAGTTAAAACTGATAATAATGAACTGTCAGGAAACATTCAACTTGAATTTTATGCTGTTCCTAAGTTGCATAATCAGGATGAAGATTATTTAAACTGGGATTTATATAATGAATATGGAAAGAATAATCCATTTTATGGTGACATTTATAAAAATAATAACATAGTAACAAGTGAAGTGGATAACAATAACGAAACAAGTTGGCAAGAAATAAAATATGATTTTGCAATGACTGTTAAGCCATTTAATTCAGATTTACCTACCATTATGTTAGGAAAAGCTAATGATAATACTAGAGAATCCTATGTATATGCAGATAAAAATGGTGTTGAAAATATTGATATTGTATTTACTGAGCAGAAAGACAAGTACTATTTTAAATATAGGACAAGCAGTGAAAACTATCCAAAGAATTACAAAATAGGTGAGTTTTTTGAACCGAAGGATGATACTATAAATTTAATAATATTTACTCATGAAAGAAATTCAAATAAAGACGTAGCAGGTGCTAATATAAAGATTGAAAATAACACTAGTAAAAAAGTTTTAGTAGTAATAGATGGGGACGACAAAAACAGACCAAGAGTTAATATAGACAAGGTAAAAGGGAGAATTGATATTAAAAGGTATTAATTAGGGTGATATAAAATGAATAGACTTTTAAAAAACAATAAAGGCTTTACTTTAATAGAGATAGTAATAACAATTGCAATTTTTTCAATTATAATAGTACCACTATATTCACTTTTTATAACTGCAGCTAAAGCAAATAACATTTCAGCTAATAAATTAAATGCTACTATTATAGCTCAAAGCTATATGGAAGAACTTAAAGCTATCGATACAATCGAATATGAAGATAAGATATATACTTATGATATGTTTATAGATGATCAAAAAAGTGGCGATGGGTTATTAATAAAAAATGTTAAGTTTGATGGAAATACTTATGAAGTGTATTTGCACGTAGAAGAAACTGAATATAAATTTGATGATGCTGATGAAGGAAATTCAAATAACTGCAGGTTATATAAAATAAACATTAAAGTTAAGGAAAAGGATAAAGGTGATGTATTGCAAGAGATTAATGGTTATAAGTCATTTATAAAGTAGGAAGTGGTGATATGATAATAAAGTATTTTAGAAATAATAAAGGCTCAACAGTTTTGATGGTATTAGTTGTAATGATGATTCTATCAATTTTAGGCACTACTATACTTTCAATGGCAGTATCAAATTATAAAATGGTATTTATAAACAGTAATGTGAAGAAAAATCTATATCTTTCAGAGGCAGGACTAGAAGAGATATATGCTATATTAGGTGATTTTGTAAATCAAGCTATTGAACAAGGAAATAAAGCAGCAGATGAATTCATAGACTATGTAAATAATCTAAAGCCTGAGGATGATGATTATGATACTTATTTTAATGAAGATGGTACTTTGAAAATAAATGTGGCAGAAGAGCAACTAAATATAAGCTTTAAAGAAGGGTATATAGATAAAGATGGATATAAGGATGAAATTTTAAGTTTATTGAAGGGAAGCAATGGATTAATTAATGATAATGGCACTTTGAATATAAATGATTATCCGTTAAGAATAGATGATGGTTACGGAAATAAACCAGAGATTACTTTCTATACAAAAAAAGATAGTTATAGTAAAGATAAATTGGTATTTAATGACGGTAAAGTAACTATAGGTATAAGATCTACATATACTAAGGACAATGTAGTAAAAACAATAAGTGTAACATATAAAATCTTAGTTCCTGAATATAATGCTGAAGTTTATGAGGAAATAAAAGTAGTTAAAGAAACATTAGATGGTTCATGGGATAAAGCGATTTCAGCTGATGGAGACATTAAATTTAAGGGAGATAAAATATCATTAAATGGTGATGTTTTTATAGAAGGTGATGATAAGGGTATATCAATAGAAGAAGATAATACTGAACTAACTATTAACGGTAACATATCAACTAATATGAATTTATTAGTTTTATCAGAAGGTAATAATATTGAAGTACAAGGTGACTTTTTTGGACAAAATATTTATCTAGAAAATGAAGCTGGAGTTAAATCAAACAATATTACCTTTGGTTCAATAGATGAATTATCTGGAGATGTTTACTTAAAGGACGATATTGAGATAAATGGTAAGAACAATAAAATTACTTTCAACGGTGGTTTTTATGGTATATCTGATAGTAGTGAAGTAAGTGGTCCTGACGAGTCCTCTAGTATTATTATAAACGAGAAAGAAGGAACTGAATTAACATTTAATAAAGATTTAATTATCTATGGTTCTTCGTTTATAGATTTGATTAATGAAAAATACCAAACTGGAGAATCAATTTCGATAAAGGGTAATTATATAGCCTATACTAAAAAAATTTTAGATAATGATAAAAGAGACTTTAAAGGTTCTAATATAATATTTGAATACAAGGAACCATTGATTCTAGCATCAAAAATAAAAGATGGACAAGTTGAAAAAGACTTAACTTTAGAAGATAAAAGTAAATATATAAAGTACTATAATGAAGATACAAATGGAAATTCCCTTAATGTTGATGGTGTGAACATTAGAGGCATAGATGAAAATAATAAATATAATGAGGATTATAATATTATACATTCAGGAGCTGTTATTAGTACAAGCAATCCTAGTAAAGGCAATAGAGTAATTGCAGGAAATTATAAACCTATGGATGAGCTTTTAATAAGAGATAAGAAAGAAATATATAACCAAAATATTAAAGGTCTAACCGCTAATCAACTAATAAGTAGTGAAGATGACTATTCAAAAATCAACAACGTTAATAGTGAAATATATGAAGGTGACGAGTTAATTTACTATGATGAAAATAACAACAATTTAGCAATAATAGGTCCTAACATATCAAAAGATACTTATCCAGATGAAATTACAGATAACGTAGCTGAAGAAAGAATAGCTTCACTTACTAATCCAGCTGTAAACGGTGTGATTATAACCAACGGTGACGTTTTTTTGATAGGAGATATAGAATATAGTGGAATAATATTTGCGAACAACATAGTAATTCTTGATGATGGTATAGAAAATACAGAAATAACAATATCAAATGACAAAAACTTTGTTGAGACTATTTTTAGACAATGTGGGTTATTAGGTAGTATTTCAGAGACTACAGAAGAATTAGGACCAAGAGGAGATGGTGCAATTGTTAAGAAAGATAATTTAATTAAAATGTCAAGCTGGAGTATAGAGAGGTAGTTATTATGAATAACATTAAAAAGTATAATAAAGGATTAACTTTAATCGAATTAATAGTTGTAATAGGTCTTATAGGAATTACAATTATACCAGTATATTCATTTTTAATAAATAATTTAAAAAACTTTGATAGACAAAATGTTGAGCTAGAGCTACAATACCAAGCTCAAAATGCTATGTACTATTTAATTGATAAAAATATGGAAGCAAAAGGGTTAAAAAAATTAAACGGAAAAATGAAAAATGAAGGAACCTGGAAGGACGAAGTACAAAAGATAATAGAGAAAGACGAAGTTTTTGCTTTTGAAATTAGAGAGACAGAAGAAGAGTTACAAGATGAAGATAGTATATATGAATTAAAGTCGGATACTAATAAGCTGTTTTTTAATTTAAATAGTTCAAAATCACCTTCAACAGAAGTAGGTAATAATATATCAAATATAAAATTTACAGCGATAAAAGGAACCCTTGGTGATACAAATGGTATAGAAATAGAATTAACAGTAAGTAAAGATGGTTATTCAAAAACTATTAAGAATACATTATATTTTAGAAATAAAGAATAGTGATGGAGTGATTAAATGAAAGCTAAGATAAGTATAGTTTTACTAATAATGTTATTATCAAGTGTAATTGTATATCCAAATAACATATATGCTAAGGATAATTACTCTAGTGGACCTAGCAAATGGGCAGAGGATGAAATAAATTTAGCTTTAAATCACAACTTAGTACCAGATGACCTAAAAGGTAATTATACTCAGAATATATTGAGAGGTGAATACGTATTACTAGCTTTAGAATTATATAAAAAAACAGGTAATAATGTAGAAATTACAAATCCTGAGCCATTCATAGATATAAAAGGACATAAGTATGAAAATGAGTTAATTATGGCATATAATGCAGGAATAATTAATGGTTACGAAGATGGAACCTTTAAGCCAGATGAAAAAATCACAAGACAGGAAATAGCAGCATTAATAGTACAGTTACTTAAAGCAATAGATTCAAAAGAAGACTTAAATGCATCTAAAAGCTATGATTATATTGATGCAGCAGATATAGATGAATGGGTAAAGCCTTATATAGATTATTGCTATGAAAACAAAATACTTAAAGGTGTTTCAGAGCTACAAATTAATCCAAAGGGAAATGCAACGAGAGAGCAGTCGATTATTTTAATTTATAGGTTAGGAATTAAACTAGATAAAGATAATACTGAAAGTGTAAATGATGTTATAGCAGTATCTCACTCACATAGCGAGGAAAAATCACAGGAACTATACATAACAGACGAATTTAATAATAATTTTAGTGAAGAAATTGTTACAGCAATAGAGGAAATAACGAAAAATGATAATGTTAACATAACTGATATTACTTCAAAAAGTGCTGTGATTTCGATAAGCAATATAGGTATGATTAATATTGTTAAATCAAAATATGAAATTACATTATATACATCTACCAATGACTTGGATAACGTAACCTTTGAAATAGCATTGTTGAAAATGTTAGAAGTGTTAGATGAAACTGAAAGTATAAAAAATATTTATCAAGAAAGTAAACTATCTTTAGAGAATAGTGTAGAAAAGCTAATAAGAAAAAAAATAGGGGAAAAAGACTATTTTGAAGCTCAATCATTGAAGATATCATCGGATAATAATGAAGAAGTGTTATATACCTTTAGATACTATGACAGTTTATAAAAGTTGAACTTTAATTTTGAAAGGGGGTAATATAGTGAAAAGGAATATTAATTTAAGAATTTCGTATTTTTTGATGATAATGATTTTGAGCATTACTTTTTTACCAATTAGTAAAATTTATGCAGATACTAATACAGATATAAGCATAAGTGCTCCAGTTAATATGTTTAGAGAGGTTGAAAAAAATCAAGTTCTAATAGGTGAAGAGTTTACTATAAACTATAAATTTCAACCGCAACCTATTCCGGCTGAGGATATAATTCCAGAAGCTTACTTAAAGGATAAAGAAATAGTATTAGTAATTGATACTTCGGGTAGTATGAAGACTAACGATATGGTTGGTAATAAAACGAGAATGGAAGTTGTAAAGGATGCAGCTGCTAAATTTCTTGAAAAGCTTAAAGATGACGAAAGAGTAAATATATCTCTTATAGAATATGATAATTATGCTGAGTTAAAAAAAAATAACGGAAATGAATTTGTTAATCTATCTCAAGGTAATAACTTTAATGAAATTATTAATAACATAAGTAAACCAATGGATGCTAGTGGTGGAACAAATATAGGTGATGGTTTAAGAAGGGCTTATTATACATTGAATAATAGCAATAATCAAGATGCAAGAAAATATATTGTATTTCTAACAGATGGAGAACCTACGGCATTTTCATTTAATAGGTTTGTAAACAGGTGGATTGATTGGGGGTGGACTGATTGGGGTTTATTAGCGAAATACCACTACAATGACT of Caldisalinibacter kiritimatiensis contains these proteins:
- a CDS encoding PilN domain-containing protein, producing the protein MKYLRDINFFSPYIESKKLTTNKLTFTGAIVGGLLFIMIGLYTWNNIKIKNLNKEIAEMERFIHNESTISELKEINNLKHKLSIMKDYHKRLVEVNKKYDSQELIGTELINAIALSLPKNASIEILNISTENVQIQGFSGNRVSIAEFQHNLKETNLFKTVHVSDINQQSEEDIYNVFIINCYFKDVK
- a CDS encoding PilW family protein produces the protein MNNIKKYNKGLTLIELIVVIGLIGITIIPVYSFLINNLKNFDRQNVELELQYQAQNAMYYLIDKNMEAKGLKKLNGKMKNEGTWKDEVQKIIEKDEVFAFEIRETEEELQDEDSIYELKSDTNKLFFNLNSSKSPSTEVGNNISNIKFTAIKGTLGDTNGIEIELTVSKDGYSKTIKNTLYFRNKE
- a CDS encoding type IV pilus modification PilV family protein encodes the protein MNRLLKNNKGFTLIEIVITIAIFSIIIVPLYSLFITAAKANNISANKLNATIIAQSYMEELKAIDTIEYEDKIYTYDMFIDDQKSGDGLLIKNVKFDGNTYEVYLHVEETEYKFDDADEGNSNNCRLYKINIKVKEKDKGDVLQEINGYKSFIK
- a CDS encoding S-layer homology domain-containing protein, which gives rise to MKAKISIVLLIMLLSSVIVYPNNIYAKDNYSSGPSKWAEDEINLALNHNLVPDDLKGNYTQNILRGEYVLLALELYKKTGNNVEITNPEPFIDIKGHKYENELIMAYNAGIINGYEDGTFKPDEKITRQEIAALIVQLLKAIDSKEDLNASKSYDYIDAADIDEWVKPYIDYCYENKILKGVSELQINPKGNATREQSIILIYRLGIKLDKDNTESVNDVIAVSHSHSEEKSQELYITDEFNNNFSEEIVTAIEEITKNDNVNITDITSKSAVISISNIGMINIVKSKYEITLYTSTNDLDNVTFEIALLKMLEVLDETESIKNIYQESKLSLENSVEKLIRKKIGEKDYFEAQSLKISSDNNEEVLYTFRYYDSL